One genomic segment of Odocoileus virginianus isolate 20LAN1187 ecotype Illinois chromosome 17, Ovbor_1.2, whole genome shotgun sequence includes these proteins:
- the ZNF750 gene encoding zinc finger protein 750 codes for MSLLKERKPKKPHYIPRPPGKPFKYKCFQCPFTCNEKSHLFNHMKYGLCKNSITLVSEQDRVPKCSKPNSSDPKQTNQPDPVVKPTSSKPVPSGFSHLDAKLQHGLAKDDIKENLDLHARGPHRCLGQKPAPNKEAAPPSPAPEAAVGTQPVLEGAVRPSAFVPVGEHRLKGQELTEAPEALALTHPPAKATSFHTKSAFHTPGYPWRAGSPFLTPEFPHKIPSTKGFGAASPYVHPSITEYPPHFYTEHGLATIYSPYLLAGNSPECDSPLLSVYGAQDQRHFLPHPGPIPKHLNPAPSTYDHYRFFQQYHSSLPIPYGFYRPESAFSSYGLRLPPVAGISRDQSSHLLEEAALGYQALSPSKLNSSNSHKKHTELEKESPTPEAKEPSKDGQRDTEGTKMSPRAGSAATGSPGRPSPTNFTQTSQPCAGVCSLSDAPAPGAPGRIQPPEQGLAAFKPIKNTEHPHSQAPENRAASPKSLEASNTDAPTQLGSLEASPSSPEDSSRVAPLNLSTKPEAEPAASHSPAYGEFVEPQDAPLNLSVKDPCNALTSRPSVCSPPRGAEPTAAPTPSPTQQREPASSGDRPDPSSVEAPVPGPTGKAQEIRAADSDEQKQTAAVALCQLAACSPVNVEPAAQEPTCRPDAPTPRAPGSQEAQCDLRPKGQKRTSPREAGKGQQGSKKAKPSDTARVFTLRKRTRVS; via the exons ATGAGCCTTCTCAAAGAGCGAAAACCAAAAAAGCCACATTACATCCCCAGGCCCCCAGGAAAGCCATTCAAGTACAAGTGTTTCCAGTGTCCCTTTACTTGCAATGAAAAGTCACATCTTTTCAACCACATGAAATACGGTCTTTGTAAAAACTCCATCACTTTAGTGTCCGAGCAAGATCGTGTTCCCAAGTGCTCCAAACCAAACTCTTCAGACCCTAAGCAAACCAATCAGCCCGACCCTGTGGTGAAGCCCACCTCTTCCAAGCCCGTCCCAAGCGGGTTCTCACACCTGGATGCCAAGCTCCAACACGGCCTCGCCAAGGACGACATCAAGGAAAACCTGGACCTGCACGCACGTGGGCCCCACAGGTGCCTCGGACAGAAGCCTGCTCCCAACAAGGAAGCAGCGCCCCCAAGCCCAGCCCCAGAAGCTGCTGTGGGCACCCAGCCTGTTCTGGAAGGAGCTGTCCGGCCTTCAGCATTCGTTCCAGTGGGGGAGCACAGACTCAAAGGGCAGGAGCTCACAGAGGCTCCAGAAGCGCTGGCCCTGACCCACCCCCCTGCCAAAGCCACCTCCTTCCACACCAAGTCTGCCTTCCACACCCCCGGCTACCCCTGGAGAGCTGGCTCACCTTTCCTCACACCTGAGTTTCCACATAAAATCCCATCCACAAAGGGCTTTGGTGCCGCTTCCCCGTATGTGCACCCCAGCATCACGGAGTACCCGCCTCATTTTTACACGGAGCACGGACTGGCCACCATCTACTCACCTTACCTACTCGCAGGGAACTCGCCCGAATGTGACAGCCCCCTGCTGTCTGTCTACGGGGCCCAAGACCAAAGACACTTCCTGCCTCACCCAGGGCCCATCCCTAAGCACCTGAACCCGGCTCCATCCACATACGACCATTACAGATTCTTCCAGCAGTATCACTCCAGCCTGCCAATTCCTTACGGATTTTACAGACCCGAGTCTGCGTTCTCCTCCTATGGCCTCAGACTCCCACCCGTGGCTGGCATTTCACGGGACCAAAGCTCACATCTACTGGAAGAAGCTGCCCTGGGTTACCAGGCCTTGAGTCCCTCCAAGTTAAACTCCTCCAACTCCCACAAAAAACACACAGAGTTGGAGAAGGAGAGTCCAACTCCCGAGGCTAAAGAACCTTCCAAAGATGGGCAGAGGGACACGGAAGGGACCAAAATGAGCCCACGCGCAGGCAGCGCAGCCACAGGCTCCCCGGGAAGGCCAAGTCCCACCAACTTCACACAGACAAGCCAGCCGTGCGCTGGGGTGTGCAGCCTCTCAGATGCGCCCGCCCCCGGTGCCCCAGGAAGGATCCAACCACCAGAACAGGGCCTCGCAGCCTTCAAGCCCATCAAGAACACGGAGCACCCACATTCCCAGGCCCCAGAAAACAGAGCGGCATCCCCGAAAAG CCTCGAGGCCTCGAACACAGACGCTCCAACTCAGCTGGGGAGCCTGGAGGCCTCCCCCTCCAGCCCAGAGGACAGCTCCAGGGTGGCCCCGCTGAACCTCTCCACGAAACCAGAGGCTGAGCCAGCTGCCTCTCACAGCCCTGCCTACGGAGAATTTGTGGAGCCGCAGGACGCGCCGCTCAACCTCTCAGTGAAGGACCCCTGCAACGCCCTGACCTCAAGGCCCTCTGTGTGCAGCCCCCCTCGAGGGGCCGAGCCCacggctgcccccaccccctctccaacTCAGCAGAGGGAACCTGCAAGTTCTGGGGACAGACCTGACCCCAGCTCTGTGGAGGCCCCGGTGCCCGGCcccactgggaaggcccaggaaATACGTGCAGCTGACAGCGATGAGCAGAAGCAGACGGCGGCCGTGGCCCTCTGCCAACTGGCAGCCTGCAGCCCGGTCAATGTCGAGCCCGCAGCCCAGGAGCCCACCTGCCGGCCAGACGCACCTACCCCCAGGGCTCCAGGGAGCCAGGAGGCTCAGTGCGACCTCAGACCCAAGGGGCAAAAGAGGACGAgccccagggaggcagggaagggccaGCAGGGATCCAAGAAGGCAAAGCCCAGTGACACAGCCAGAGTGTTCACACTCCGGAAGAGAACTCGGGTGTCTTAG